One genomic window of Acidobacteriota bacterium includes the following:
- the yvcK gene encoding uridine diphosphate-N-acetylglucosamine-binding protein YvcK, whose translation MIETIHRSLRVVAIGGGTGLPVVLRGFKPLLQGLEDFAPDRLAAVVTVTDDGGSSGRLRDELGMIPPGDIRNCLVALSHNEPLMARLFQARYRSGGDLNGHNAGNLILAALAQEENGNVLRAIRLASEVLNIHGEVYPSSLASVHLVATLQDGRTVEGESKIAGHGGAVSRIRLEPDAPPVTEGVVEIIERADVVVFGPGSLYTSIIPNLLIPDLQRAVRRTGAFRVLVVNAMTEPGETGAFSVADHVRAVHEHAGGDIIDAVLVAADPIPESVLDRYRREGAARVDPNDEVVDSLVPMVVRREVLEITPKVRHDPLLTAGGILAAWNGWKGRAGNRAAAARRVAGAEG comes from the coding sequence ATGATTGAAACCATCCACCGCTCTTTGCGGGTGGTCGCCATCGGTGGCGGCACCGGGCTTCCCGTGGTGCTCAGGGGGTTCAAGCCCTTGCTCCAGGGGCTCGAGGACTTTGCGCCCGACCGCCTGGCCGCCGTGGTTACGGTGACTGACGACGGCGGCTCTTCGGGCCGACTGCGCGACGAACTGGGAATGATCCCACCCGGGGACATTCGCAACTGCCTGGTGGCGCTCTCCCACAACGAACCGCTGATGGCCAGGCTTTTCCAGGCGCGCTACCGAAGCGGAGGCGATCTCAACGGTCACAACGCCGGCAACCTGATCCTCGCCGCCCTGGCCCAGGAGGAGAACGGCAACGTCTTGCGGGCGATCCGCCTGGCCAGCGAGGTACTCAACATTCACGGCGAGGTCTACCCCTCGTCCCTGGCCAGCGTCCACCTGGTGGCCACCTTGCAGGACGGTCGCACCGTGGAGGGCGAGTCGAAGATCGCCGGTCACGGTGGCGCGGTGTCGCGGATCCGGCTCGAGCCCGATGCCCCGCCGGTGACCGAGGGGGTGGTCGAGATCATCGAGCGGGCGGACGTGGTGGTCTTCGGACCCGGATCCCTCTACACGAGCATCATCCCCAACCTGCTGATTCCCGATTTGCAGCGGGCCGTGCGACGCACGGGGGCCTTTCGCGTCCTGGTGGTCAACGCCATGACCGAACCGGGAGAGACCGGTGCGTTCTCCGTGGCGGATCATGTTCGGGCCGTTCACGAACATGCGGGAGGCGACATCATCGACGCGGTGCTCGTGGCCGCGGATCCGATTCCGGAGTCCGTTCTCGATCGCTACCGGCGCGAGGGGGCGGCGCGGGTGGACCCGAACGACGAGGTCGTCGATTCCCTGGTGCCGATGGTGGTGCGCCGGGAAGTTCTGGAGATCACGCCCAAGGTGCGGCATGACCCCCTGCTGACTGCGGGGGGGATTCTTGCGGCCTGGAATGGCTGGAAAGGCCGGGCGGGCAATCGGGCGGCAGCGGCGCGGCGGGTCGCCGGCGCGGAGGGATGA
- a CDS encoding helix-turn-helix domain-containing protein, with amino-acid sequence MASEMIERDDEILTSREAQEFLKIGRTKLWELTKSKQLPAYRVGSGRTSSLRYKKSELLEWLEKNRVQA; translated from the coding sequence ATGGCCTCCGAGATGATTGAACGCGACGACGAGATCCTCACCAGCCGGGAGGCACAGGAGTTCCTGAAAATCGGCCGCACCAAGCTCTGGGAGCTGACCAAGAGCAAGCAGCTTCCGGCCTACAGGGTCGGATCGGGGCGGACTTCCTCGTTGCGCTACAAGAAGTCCGAACTGCTGGAGTGGTTGGAGAAGAACCGGGTCCAGGCCTGA
- a CDS encoding Gfo/Idh/MocA family oxidoreductase, which translates to MIRIGIIGAGAWGRNHVRTFAAMEGVSLVGVADARRDVREKLERSLPGLTTYETASSLLDSSGVDAVVIATPSPTHADLGCLALQAGKHVLVEKPLALTSADARRMVGEAEKAGKVLMVGHLLLYHSAVLYLRRLVDDGELGDPLYLYCERVNLGVIRKTENALWSLAPHDFSVAGFLLSGRPTDVTARGAAYLQDGIHDVVFANLRFDGGQMANVHVSWLDPHKSRRMVLVGSRKMAVFDDMAGPEKVRIYDKSATLSPRAVGYEEFLAVRSGDILIPKVPMVEPLRQEAEHFCECVREGKTPRSDGRNGLMVVEMLEAAQESLEAGGAPMTLSSGMEASHDG; encoded by the coding sequence GTGATTCGAATCGGGATCATCGGTGCCGGGGCGTGGGGTCGAAACCACGTCCGTACCTTCGCGGCGATGGAAGGGGTCAGCCTTGTCGGTGTGGCCGATGCCCGCCGGGACGTGCGCGAAAAACTCGAGCGCTCCCTGCCGGGGTTGACCACCTACGAGACAGCCTCTTCCTTGCTGGACTCCTCCGGGGTCGACGCGGTGGTGATTGCCACTCCCTCGCCGACTCACGCCGACCTGGGCTGTCTCGCGCTCCAGGCCGGTAAGCACGTCCTCGTCGAAAAACCGCTCGCCCTGACCTCCGCCGATGCGCGGCGCATGGTCGGCGAGGCGGAAAAGGCGGGGAAGGTGCTGATGGTCGGGCACCTGCTGCTCTACCATTCCGCCGTTCTCTATCTCCGCCGGCTCGTCGACGATGGCGAGTTGGGGGATCCTCTTTACCTCTACTGCGAGAGGGTCAATCTGGGCGTGATTCGCAAGACGGAAAATGCCCTGTGGTCCCTCGCGCCCCACGATTTTTCCGTGGCCGGATTCCTGCTCTCGGGCCGCCCGACCGACGTGACGGCCAGGGGCGCGGCCTACCTGCAGGATGGCATCCACGATGTGGTCTTCGCCAACCTGCGCTTCGACGGCGGCCAGATGGCCAACGTCCACGTCTCCTGGCTCGATCCCCACAAGTCGCGCCGCATGGTGCTCGTCGGCAGCCGCAAGATGGCCGTCTTCGATGATATGGCGGGGCCCGAGAAGGTGCGGATCTACGACAAGAGCGCCACCCTCTCGCCGCGGGCGGTGGGCTACGAGGAATTCCTCGCGGTCCGCAGCGGGGACATCCTCATCCCCAAGGTTCCGATGGTCGAGCCGCTGCGCCAGGAAGCGGAGCACTTTTGCGAGTGCGTCCGTGAGGGGAAGACACCCCGCAGCGACGGCCGCAACGGGCTGATGGTGGTCGAGATGCTCGAAGCCGCCCAGGAATCCCTCGAGGCCGGGGGAGCGCCGATGACGCTCTCTTCCGGCATGGAGGCCAGTCATGACGGATAA
- a CDS encoding nucleotidyltransferase family protein produces MDIDAAFRLLLLVRQEQTNATGLRSGQWTAPLELARDVDVLGLAARRVLDAAEAGTPWRAELQAYLARLARHHGFFFIEAQRVSDALAARSIPAVVLKGVGLARTLYVKPEDRSFRDLDLLVPPEALDEALACAEGLGYSRLRPELDALYRRHHFHLILEGPGRPRLELHWALARPDALYTVDPALLLESPDHGPGFPVPRPEAQALHCVLNLMRSGFTELKRLVDLDRLARRPAGLDLEWLEAQCRRAGLDRARRLAFWMCRELLDTPLPSPPARELHPLPRLGVAGFPLGLPPAGRPLAPQAVRLFLTEHKARWACEVLLRPRFERHRLAAMGKGPAHRGLAMAKRLLRALQLAPWMLGLVDRSHHRRLLALTTSLRSSSGPREADRDGIPERSSSASP; encoded by the coding sequence TTGGACATCGACGCAGCCTTCCGCCTGCTCCTCCTGGTCCGCCAGGAGCAGACGAACGCCACGGGTCTTCGATCCGGGCAGTGGACCGCCCCGCTCGAGCTTGCTCGAGACGTGGATGTTCTGGGCCTGGCCGCCCGCCGCGTGCTGGACGCCGCGGAGGCCGGAACTCCATGGCGCGCCGAACTCCAGGCCTACCTCGCCCGCCTGGCGCGCCATCATGGTTTCTTTTTCATCGAAGCCCAGCGGGTCAGCGACGCCCTCGCCGCGCGGAGCATTCCCGCCGTGGTTCTCAAGGGGGTCGGGCTGGCCCGCACCCTCTACGTCAAGCCTGAAGACCGCTCCTTCCGCGACCTGGACCTGCTGGTGCCCCCGGAGGCCCTCGACGAAGCTCTGGCCTGCGCCGAGGGGCTGGGCTACAGCCGGCTGCGGCCGGAACTCGATGCGCTCTATCGCCGGCACCACTTCCACCTGATCCTCGAGGGCCCGGGTCGACCTCGACTCGAGCTGCACTGGGCCCTGGCCCGCCCCGACGCGCTCTACACGGTGGATCCGGCGTTGCTGCTCGAGAGCCCCGACCACGGACCCGGCTTTCCGGTTCCCCGACCCGAGGCCCAGGCGCTGCACTGCGTGCTCAACCTGATGCGCAGCGGCTTTACCGAACTCAAGCGCCTGGTCGACCTCGATCGCCTGGCCCGTCGCCCGGCGGGACTCGACCTGGAATGGCTCGAAGCGCAATGCCGTCGTGCGGGCCTCGACCGGGCACGCCGCCTGGCCTTCTGGATGTGTCGCGAACTGCTCGACACCCCGCTGCCGTCGCCCCCCGCCCGGGAACTGCATCCCCTGCCCCGGCTCGGCGTGGCGGGCTTTCCACTGGGACTGCCGCCGGCCGGCCGGCCACTGGCCCCCCAGGCGGTACGCCTCTTCCTCACCGAGCACAAGGCTCGGTGGGCCTGCGAAGTCCTGTTGCGCCCTCGATTCGAGCGTCACCGCCTGGCTGCGATGGGCAAGGGTCCGGCCCACCGGGGCCTGGCGATGGCCAAGCGCCTGCTGCGCGCCTTGCAGCTCGCGCCCTGGATGCTTGGCCTTGTCGATCGCTCGCATCATCGGCGTCTCCTGGCGCTCACGACTTCTTTGCGGTCCAGCTCTGGACCTCGGGAGGCAGATAGGGACGGTATTCCGGAACGATCTTCTTCAGCGTCGCCCTGA
- a CDS encoding nucleoside-diphosphate sugar epimerase/dehydratase → MTVVRQRLRSIWIAPLKVGADALAIAAALATAYLFRFGENLPDEQLQLMLKYGPWVLLIKLLVFAFFGNYATVWRYASINDLLRLARSTVAASLVLVAFLYVISLEIPRGVVTLDGVLTLAFCGFVRLVPRLAQERVNPTMLASLPAPLRALFTSRRSTERRILIVGAGDAGESLVREMCRKGQLGYLPVGFVDDNPSKKGMRIHGVKVRGTREDIPRLVAQHDVDEILIAIPSASAEEIRPLVDICRWTGVKLKILPDLASLVNGPPRLSDVRELRIEDLLGRPKIELDAEGVSAYVKGKRVLITGAGGSIGSELCRQLLRFGPSELHLFGRGENSIYAIYQELVPRRGETKIGEIIGDVINKKKLIGIFERIRPEIVFHAGADKHVPLMELNPDEAVLNNILGTRNVIEICDDFGVERLVCISTDKAVNPTSIMGCCKRVAELYVRSPRFTKTIVTAVRFGNVLGSRGSVIPLFQQQIERGGPVTVTHKEVKRYFMTIPEAVALVIQAGAMAVGKEIFVLDMGEPVLIDDLARRVIRLSGLEPDKDIMIKYSGLRPGEKLDEELVGLGEDREPTAHQKIFKVRINRSMDDGELDASVRELIRQAVEMDDLGIRATLKKIVPEYRPYLPPEVQSWTAKKS, encoded by the coding sequence ATGACAGTGGTACGGCAGAGGCTGAGAAGTATCTGGATCGCCCCGCTCAAGGTGGGAGCCGACGCTCTGGCCATCGCTGCGGCCCTGGCCACGGCCTATCTCTTCCGCTTCGGGGAGAACCTGCCCGACGAGCAGCTTCAGCTCATGCTGAAATACGGGCCGTGGGTGCTGCTGATCAAGCTGCTGGTCTTCGCTTTCTTCGGCAACTACGCCACTGTCTGGCGTTACGCTTCGATCAACGACCTGCTGCGCCTGGCGCGCTCGACCGTCGCGGCCTCGCTGGTTCTCGTGGCTTTCCTCTACGTGATTTCTCTCGAGATTCCCCGCGGAGTGGTGACGCTCGACGGTGTGCTCACGCTGGCCTTTTGCGGTTTCGTCCGACTCGTGCCGCGCCTGGCCCAGGAGCGGGTCAACCCGACCATGCTGGCCAGCTTGCCAGCTCCGCTGCGTGCGCTGTTCACCTCCCGGCGTTCGACCGAGCGTCGCATCCTCATCGTCGGCGCCGGAGACGCCGGGGAGAGCCTGGTGCGGGAGATGTGCCGCAAAGGGCAGCTCGGCTACCTGCCGGTGGGCTTCGTCGACGACAACCCGTCCAAGAAGGGCATGCGGATCCATGGCGTCAAGGTTCGCGGCACCCGGGAGGACATTCCCCGGCTGGTGGCCCAGCACGACGTGGACGAGATCCTGATCGCCATCCCTTCGGCTTCCGCCGAGGAAATCCGTCCCCTGGTGGATATCTGCCGCTGGACCGGCGTGAAGCTGAAGATCCTCCCCGACCTGGCGAGCCTGGTCAACGGTCCGCCCCGCCTGTCCGACGTGCGCGAACTGCGTATCGAGGACCTGCTGGGCCGCCCGAAGATCGAGCTCGATGCGGAGGGGGTCAGTGCTTACGTCAAGGGCAAGCGGGTGCTGATCACCGGTGCGGGCGGGTCGATCGGTTCAGAGCTTTGCCGCCAGCTGCTGCGCTTCGGACCCAGCGAGCTGCATCTCTTCGGCCGGGGAGAGAACAGCATCTACGCCATCTACCAGGAGCTGGTGCCCCGGCGCGGCGAGACGAAGATCGGCGAGATCATCGGCGACGTGATCAACAAGAAGAAGCTGATCGGCATCTTCGAGAGGATTCGGCCTGAAATCGTCTTCCACGCCGGCGCCGACAAGCATGTGCCGCTGATGGAACTCAACCCGGACGAGGCCGTGCTGAACAACATTCTCGGTACGCGAAACGTGATCGAGATCTGCGACGACTTCGGTGTCGAACGGCTGGTTTGCATCTCCACGGACAAGGCGGTCAACCCCACCAGCATCATGGGCTGCTGCAAGCGGGTGGCCGAACTCTACGTCCGTTCGCCGCGCTTTACCAAGACCATCGTCACCGCGGTGCGCTTCGGCAATGTGCTGGGCTCCCGTGGATCCGTGATCCCCCTCTTCCAGCAGCAGATCGAGCGCGGTGGGCCGGTGACGGTGACCCACAAGGAGGTCAAGCGCTACTTCATGACCATTCCCGAAGCCGTGGCCCTGGTCATTCAGGCCGGTGCGATGGCCGTGGGCAAGGAGATCTTCGTGCTGGACATGGGAGAGCCCGTGTTGATCGACGATCTCGCCCGGCGCGTCATCCGCCTTTCGGGGCTCGAGCCGGACAAGGACATCATGATCAAATATAGCGGGTTGCGTCCCGGCGAGAAGCTCGACGAGGAGCTGGTCGGTCTCGGGGAAGACCGGGAACCGACTGCGCACCAGAAGATCTTCAAGGTCCGCATCAACCGCAGCATGGATGACGGGGAACTCGACGCCAGCGTGCGAGAGCTGATCCGGCAGGCGGTGGAGATGGATGATCTGGGCATCAGGGCGACGCTGAAGAAGATCGTTCCGGAATACCGTCCCTATCTGCCTCCCGAGGTCCAGAGCTGGACCGCAAAGAAGTCGTGA
- a CDS encoding CpsD/CapB family tyrosine-protein kinase — protein MKSRSKPNVHGPDSRSGGRVVTTSPSSRRAPRDLAPNPLLLPLVDPRSPITERYRRMMTHIDHLGARDDHPYRVIVMASSREAEGKTLTAMNLALALAEDRDRKVLLMDVDLHRPRVHHFLLSKPKLGWMDVFEDRAELDAALVSLNQTRLRMLPAGRPPDKPAEVIKSERFRRLLRQLRDRFDAIVLDAPPLMRFVDANILNSYADGLVFVIRAGLTSRQIVRKALAQITSGKVIGVVLNDVRYTLVDRYYYRYDEYGGSYYDRGDD, from the coding sequence ATGAAGTCGCGATCCAAGCCGAATGTCCACGGTCCCGATTCGCGGTCCGGCGGCCGGGTCGTCACCACGTCCCCGTCGTCACGCCGGGCGCCGCGGGACCTGGCCCCCAATCCCCTGCTGCTTCCCCTGGTCGATCCCCGCTCGCCGATCACCGAACGCTATCGGCGGATGATGACCCACATCGACCACCTGGGGGCGCGGGACGATCACCCCTACCGGGTGATCGTCATGGCCTCGTCCCGCGAGGCGGAGGGCAAGACCCTCACCGCGATGAACCTGGCCCTCGCCCTGGCCGAAGACCGGGACCGCAAGGTGCTGCTGATGGACGTCGACCTGCACCGTCCCCGGGTGCATCACTTCCTGCTGAGCAAGCCCAAGCTGGGATGGATGGACGTCTTCGAGGATCGGGCGGAACTCGATGCGGCGCTGGTCAGTCTCAACCAGACCCGGCTGCGCATGCTGCCTGCCGGTCGGCCCCCGGACAAACCCGCCGAGGTGATCAAGTCCGAGCGTTTCCGGCGGCTGTTGCGGCAGCTCCGGGATCGTTTCGACGCCATCGTCCTCGATGCGCCCCCGCTGATGCGTTTCGTCGATGCGAACATTCTCAATTCCTATGCCGACGGGCTGGTCTTCGTGATCCGGGCCGGCCTGACGTCGCGGCAGATCGTGCGTAAGGCCCTGGCCCAGATCACCAGCGGCAAGGTGATTGGCGTGGTGCTCAACGACGTGCGCTACACCCTGGTGGATCGGTACTACTACCGCTATGACGAGTATGGTGGGAGTTACTACGACCGTGGCGATGATTGA
- a CDS encoding DapH/DapD/GlmU-related protein, giving the protein MTDKLQAAPAAQGFGLCLVHPEARVAESADLGPGTVVHQGVSIGAGCRIGAYVVIHPGTVIGENVRIDDHAVLGKLPMKAAASAITSEQQLEALEVGDDCLIGAGVIVYRGAKIAGKVMLADQATVREDVTIGAMTIIGRGVTVENKVSIGRRCKIETEAYITALSSIGDGCFIAPEVSFTNDNFLGRTRERFKYHKGVTLERGARIGANATFLPGITVGADALVAAGSTVTRDVPAGKIVLGAPAKVLRDVPPEQWLDNQDWTV; this is encoded by the coding sequence ATGACGGATAAGCTCCAGGCCGCTCCGGCGGCCCAAGGATTCGGGCTCTGCCTGGTGCACCCCGAAGCCCGGGTGGCGGAAAGCGCCGACCTGGGACCGGGAACCGTGGTTCACCAGGGGGTTTCCATCGGTGCGGGCTGCCGCATCGGCGCCTACGTGGTGATCCATCCCGGTACGGTCATCGGCGAGAACGTGCGTATCGATGACCATGCGGTGCTGGGCAAGCTGCCGATGAAGGCCGCCGCCTCGGCCATCACCAGCGAGCAGCAGCTCGAAGCCCTCGAGGTGGGCGACGACTGCCTGATCGGCGCCGGGGTGATCGTCTACCGCGGCGCGAAGATCGCCGGGAAGGTGATGCTCGCCGACCAGGCCACCGTCCGAGAAGACGTGACCATCGGTGCGATGACCATCATCGGTCGCGGTGTGACAGTGGAGAACAAGGTCTCCATCGGCCGCCGCTGCAAGATCGAAACCGAGGCCTACATCACGGCTCTCTCCTCCATCGGCGATGGCTGCTTCATCGCGCCGGAGGTCAGCTTCACCAATGACAACTTCCTCGGCCGCACCCGGGAGCGTTTCAAGTACCACAAGGGGGTGACCCTCGAACGGGGGGCGCGGATCGGCGCCAATGCCACCTTCCTGCCCGGCATCACCGTCGGTGCCGATGCCCTGGTGGCGGCCGGTTCCACGGTGACCCGGGACGTTCCCGCAGGCAAGATCGTACTCGGTGCACCGGCCAAGGTGCTGCGGGACGTGCCGCCGGAGCAATGGCTGGACAACCAGGACTGGACTGTCTGA
- the asnB gene encoding asparagine synthase (glutamine-hydrolyzing), producing the protein MCGIAGIWNRRDGEPVGRGTLAAMAGALRHRGPDEFGGYVDGSVGLSHARLSIIDLSAGGQPMGNDDASVWLTYNGEIYNYLELRERLEGLGWVFRTRSDTEVLLRAYEQWPEDFLDHLNGNFAFGLWDARRRRLLLARDRMGIRPLFWSERDGALLFASEIKALFAAGVEPRFDPRGLDQVFVAWTTVAPRTVVEGVNELPPGHLLVATAEGEPVVRAYWDLPPPPVVEERLSDPRRAARELRELLEDSVRLRLRADVTVGAYLSGGLDSTIATALVRTVTDTPLETYSIVFTDAEFDERAEQRQAVEALGTEHFQVEVDYEAIARAFEQVVFMAEKPILRTAPVPLFLLSGLVRGRSRKVVLTGEGADELFGGYDIFKETKIRAWWGRRPESRLRPRLLHKLYPFAPGASGRAAAFFEAFYREGIENAADPGFSHRPTWRNGVKNRGFFSPRMREVLKGHDVPGGILERFAAALAERDPLARAEYLEARVFLAGHLLSSQGDRMSLGHSVEGRYPFLDHRIVEWSARLDPRLKLRGLQEKWILRQAHADLLPESLLRRHKRPYIAPNTRTFRDGFGRRLAEELLSEEAVLREGLFDPGRLARLRAKAFSPTPLGERETMALVGVLSTHSLARTWRRWRPDPVPAEDFHMRGLSTEEKQA; encoded by the coding sequence ATGTGCGGAATCGCGGGCATCTGGAACCGGCGTGATGGAGAGCCGGTGGGGCGTGGCACCCTCGCCGCCATGGCGGGGGCGCTGCGTCATCGCGGACCGGATGAATTCGGCGGCTACGTCGATGGATCCGTGGGCCTGTCCCACGCCCGCCTGTCGATCATCGATCTTTCCGCGGGCGGCCAGCCCATGGGCAACGACGACGCTTCGGTGTGGTTGACCTACAACGGGGAGATCTACAACTATCTCGAGCTGCGCGAGCGCCTCGAGGGCCTGGGTTGGGTCTTCAGGACCCGCTCCGACACGGAGGTCCTGCTGCGGGCCTACGAGCAGTGGCCCGAGGACTTCCTCGATCACCTCAACGGCAATTTCGCCTTCGGCCTGTGGGACGCGCGCCGTCGCCGGTTGCTGTTGGCCCGGGATCGCATGGGTATCCGCCCCCTGTTCTGGAGCGAGCGGGACGGCGCGCTGCTCTTCGCCTCGGAGATCAAGGCCCTGTTCGCCGCCGGCGTCGAGCCTCGTTTCGACCCCCGCGGCCTGGACCAGGTCTTCGTGGCCTGGACCACGGTCGCGCCCCGGACGGTGGTGGAAGGTGTCAACGAGTTGCCGCCCGGCCATCTGCTGGTGGCCACGGCGGAGGGCGAACCCGTGGTGCGCGCCTATTGGGACCTGCCGCCGCCGCCGGTGGTGGAGGAGCGACTGAGCGACCCGCGTCGGGCGGCCCGCGAACTCCGTGAGCTTCTCGAAGACTCCGTCCGCCTGCGTCTGCGGGCGGACGTCACTGTCGGGGCCTATCTTTCGGGGGGGCTCGATTCCACCATTGCGACGGCCCTCGTGCGCACGGTCACGGACACGCCCCTCGAGACCTACTCGATCGTCTTCACCGACGCCGAATTCGACGAGCGGGCCGAGCAGCGCCAGGCGGTCGAGGCTCTGGGCACCGAGCACTTCCAGGTGGAGGTGGACTACGAGGCGATCGCCCGGGCCTTCGAGCAGGTGGTGTTCATGGCCGAGAAGCCGATTCTGCGCACCGCCCCGGTGCCGCTCTTCCTCCTCTCGGGCCTGGTGCGCGGACGCTCACGCAAGGTCGTGTTGACCGGCGAGGGCGCCGATGAGCTGTTCGGCGGCTACGACATTTTCAAGGAAACCAAGATCCGGGCCTGGTGGGGACGCCGTCCCGAGTCCCGGCTGCGGCCCCGTCTGCTGCACAAGCTCTATCCTTTCGCTCCCGGCGCTTCGGGTCGCGCGGCCGCCTTCTTCGAGGCCTTCTACCGGGAGGGTATCGAAAACGCGGCCGATCCCGGCTTTTCCCATCGGCCCACGTGGCGCAATGGAGTCAAGAATCGCGGATTCTTCTCGCCGCGGATGCGGGAGGTTTTGAAAGGTCACGACGTGCCCGGCGGCATTCTCGAGCGTTTTGCAGCGGCCCTGGCCGAGCGGGACCCGCTGGCGCGGGCCGAATACCTCGAGGCGCGGGTGTTTCTCGCCGGCCACCTGCTCTCTTCCCAGGGCGACCGGATGAGTCTCGGCCACAGCGTCGAGGGACGCTATCCCTTCCTCGATCATCGCATCGTGGAGTGGAGTGCTCGTCTCGACCCGCGGCTGAAGCTGCGTGGGTTGCAGGAAAAGTGGATCCTCAGGCAGGCCCACGCGGATCTGCTGCCCGAGTCTCTTCTGCGGCGTCACAAGCGGCCCTACATCGCCCCCAATACACGGACGTTTCGCGACGGTTTCGGCCGCAGGCTGGCCGAGGAACTGCTTTCGGAGGAGGCTGTACTCCGGGAAGGGCTGTTCGATCCCGGTCGCCTGGCGCGCCTGCGGGCCAAGGCCTTTTCGCCGACGCCTCTCGGCGAGCGTGAGACCATGGCGTTGGTGGGCGTGCTCAGCACTCACTCCCTGGCCCGCACCTGGCGCCGGTGGCGGCCCGATCCCGTTCCCGCCGAGGACTTTCACATGCGCGGCCTGAGCACCGAGGAAAAGCAAGCATGA